In uncultured Bacteroides sp., one genomic interval encodes:
- a CDS encoding RagB/SusD family nutrient uptake outer membrane protein has product MKKISKFCLLCSSAAILSSCVPDMDLNNPSQLSVDTYYKTAAQLELAVIPAYQCLISFNGVEGGYGRGAYYYMILPGDDFEHTFKCVGEELYPDTYSTPPSQGNITSGWKGYFEGVYASNTAIEKISNFSGEISETIKNRLLGEAYFLRGLHYMHLCALFGETIPLVDHPAQNQSDYYPTNSKPGEIYALIINDFTKASELLPLRSELYANVANKGRATKGTAQAYLAKAYMYRPILEKGKAAEFDKAAPLLKAVIDSKEYKLMDNFRANGLGGDYENNDESVFEVQMFNGTNWLGGDNSDSWKWQEIGVPDGTGSSWWNIAPNKKTYDEFEDGDPRRYMTLWCPDGAKYTELSGNVADWNYMMAHLSSDNDLYGTRKECPDYQIADIDDDINTRLMRYSDVLLMYAECLSETGNDSKAITDPTGPKYYIQQVRDRANKVVPSEQPHLWYQHSPGTIPNVDALLSSGKVINGVAMNSIKNIIEHERYVEFCGEYLRYFDLLRWGMADAKWLEPLKTLGWAEKAMYFPFPQSELNNNPNLKGNDMN; this is encoded by the coding sequence ATGAAAAAAATATCAAAATTCTGCTTATTGTGCAGTTCTGCAGCAATTTTAAGTAGCTGTGTGCCCGATATGGACTTGAATAATCCTTCGCAGTTATCTGTTGATACATATTACAAAACAGCAGCACAATTAGAACTTGCTGTAATACCGGCTTATCAGTGCTTAATCAGTTTTAATGGTGTTGAAGGTGGTTATGGTCGTGGGGCATATTATTATATGATACTTCCTGGAGATGATTTCGAACATACTTTTAAATGTGTAGGTGAAGAACTTTATCCTGATACATATAGCACTCCTCCTAGTCAAGGAAATATTACCTCTGGATGGAAAGGGTACTTTGAAGGTGTTTACGCATCTAATACAGCCATTGAAAAAATAAGTAATTTTAGTGGGGAAATATCAGAAACTATTAAAAATAGATTGCTAGGTGAGGCTTATTTCTTGAGAGGTTTACATTATATGCATCTTTGTGCTCTCTTTGGGGAAACAATTCCATTGGTTGATCATCCGGCACAAAATCAATCAGATTATTATCCTACTAACTCAAAGCCCGGTGAAATATATGCTTTGATTATTAATGATTTTACAAAAGCTTCTGAACTTTTACCATTGCGTAGTGAACTTTATGCTAATGTGGCAAACAAAGGGCGCGCTACCAAAGGTACAGCGCAAGCATATTTAGCAAAAGCATATATGTATCGTCCTATTCTCGAGAAAGGAAAAGCTGCAGAATTTGATAAAGCAGCTCCTTTATTGAAAGCTGTTATAGATAGTAAAGAATATAAGCTTATGGATAATTTTAGAGCTAATGGTTTGGGTGGAGATTACGAAAATAATGATGAATCTGTTTTTGAAGTCCAGATGTTCAATGGTACAAACTGGTTGGGTGGAGATAATTCTGATTCCTGGAAATGGCAGGAAATTGGAGTTCCTGACGGAACTGGTAGTTCTTGGTGGAATATCGCTCCAAACAAAAAGACTTATGATGAATTTGAAGATGGTGACCCTAGAAGATACATGACTCTATGGTGTCCTGACGGAGCCAAATATACTGAATTATCAGGTAATGTTGCTGATTGGAATTATATGATGGCGCATTTGTCTTCAGATAATGATCTTTATGGTACCAGAAAGGAATGTCCTGATTACCAGATTGCTGATATTGATGATGATATTAATACTCGTTTGATGCGTTATTCAGATGTATTATTAATGTATGCAGAGTGTTTAAGTGAGACTGGTAATGATAGTAAGGCTATTACAGATCCTACTGGCCCTAAATATTATATTCAGCAAGTTAGAGATAGAGCTAATAAAGTAGTTCCATCTGAACAACCACATTTATGGTATCAACACTCTCCTGGTACAATTCCTAATGTTGATGCGTTATTATCAAGTGGTAAAGTTATCAATGGTGTTGCCATGAATAGCATAAAGAATATTATTGAACATGAACGTTATGTTGAATTCTGTGGTGAGTATTTGCGCTATTTCGATTTACTCCGCTGGGGTATGGCTGATGCCAAATGGCTTGAACCATTGAAAACTTTAGGATGGGCAGAAAAGGCTATGTATTTTCCTTTCCCTCAGTCTGAGTTGAACAATAATCCAAACCTGAAAGGTAATGATATGAATTAG